From the genome of Lutzomyia longipalpis isolate SR_M1_2022 chromosome 2, ASM2433408v1, one region includes:
- the LOC129790387 gene encoding pyroglutamyl-peptidase 1, with the protein MGSDKDKSENNLIFVTGFGPFSGHENCNASWEAVKLLPDEVTVNDKQYRIEKLKVPVVYSDVDRIVPEIWEKDPQLVIHCGVHSAAEKVCLEQCAYKSSYCRPDWEGKCRPTATADLCRHGQDCDKLQTTFDVHKFAEDLNKVHNGIFCGSVDVGQYLCGYIYIKSLDYSLSKTLFIHVPPVEVISPSVVHKGILGVIHKCLEK; encoded by the exons ATGGGAAGTGATAAggataaaagtgaaaataatttaattttcgtgACGGGATTCGGTCCTTTTTCCGGTCATGAAAATTGTAATGCAAGCTGGGAAGCTGTTAAGCTTCTTCCGGATGAGGTTACAGTGAATGACAAGCAATATCGTATTGAGAAACTCAAAGTTCCGGTTGTCTATTCCGATGTAGATAGGATTGTTCCGGAAATATGGGAAAAGGATCCACAG CTCGTGATTCACTGCGGAGTCCATTCAGCAGCTGAAAAGGTCTGTTTGGAGCAGTGTGCTTACAAATCATCCTACTGCCGCCCAGATTGGGAAGGAAAGTGCCGTCCTACAGCTACTGCTGATCTCTGTCGTCACGGTCAGGACTGTGATAAACTTCAAACAACCTTTGACGTTCACAAATTCGCTGAAGACCTAAATAAGGTGCATAATGGCATATTTTGTGGATCTGTCGATGTAGGGCA atATCTCTGTGGCTACATTTACATAAAATCTTTGGACTACTCACTCAGCAAGACTTTGTTCATTCACGTGCCACCAGTGGAAGTGATCAGCCCCTCAGTGGTCCATAAGGGAATCCTAGGCGTCATTCACAAATGCCTCGAAAAATAA
- the LOC129790363 gene encoding chloride intracellular channel exc-4 isoform X1 encodes MSEEKQENGSASNGEVPEIELIIKASTIDGRRKGACLFCQEYFMDLYLLAELKTISLKVTTVDMQKPPPDFRTNFEATHPPILIDNGLAILENDKIERHIMKNIPGGYNLFVQDKEVATLIENLYSKLKLMLVKKDETKNNSLLAHLKKINDHLASRDTRFLTGDTMCCFDCELMPRLQHIRVAGKYFVDFEIPTHLTALWRYMYHMYQLDAFTQSCPADQDIINHYKLQQAKGDIQMLKMKKHEELETPTFTTSIPIDISE; translated from the exons GCATCCACAATTGATGGACGAAGAAAGGGGGCTTGCTTGTTTTGTCAGGAGTACTTTATGGACCTCTATCTTCTGGCAGAGTTGAAAACAATCAGTCTAAAG GTCACAACAGTGGATATGCAAAAACCACCTCCAGATTTTCGTACCAACTTCGAGGCAACACATCCACCAATTCTCATTGATAATGGTTTAGCCATATTGGAGAATGACAAAATTGAGCGGCacataatgaaaaatatcccaGGTGGATACAATTTGTTTGTGCAGGATAAAGAAGTGGCAACACTCATTGAGAATTTGTATTCCAAATTAAAACTAATGCTAGTGAAAAAGGATgagacaaaaaataattcactCCTGGCGCATCTCAAGAAGATCAATGATCACCTGGCGAGTCGTGATACGCGATTCCTCACGGGTGACACAATGTGCTGTTTTGATTGTGAACTCATGCCTCGTCTGCAGCATATCCGAGTTGCTGGGAAgtattttgtggattttgaaATTCCC ACACACCTGACAGCTCTTTGGCGCTACATGTATCACATGTACCAATTGGACGCATTCACGCAATCGTGCCCCGCTGACCAGGACATTATTAATCACTACAAATTGCAACAG GCTAAAGGTGATATCCAG ATGCTTAAAATGAAGAAGCATGAGGAATTGGAGACACCAACGTTCACAACATCAATCCCCATTGATATTTCTGAGTGA
- the LOC129790379 gene encoding mitochondrial coenzyme A diphosphatase NUDT8, which yields MSATRAIQLCNEAILSAANRQQTLEKMAKPFFPDFASKDKRTAAVLIALCEEKDNVLSLLYTQRSGNLSRHTGQVSFPGGMRDPTDTSWEDCALRETEEEIGLDRRYVDVWGTGAPLNVPYSKVIIYPVIGSVKNFSDLKLKINPAEVEKVFTVSLEHLCSKENHRHTQFKSAGIVIPAYVNTPAKVWGITAFMTHIFLKALLPKETYNRTWPILRSFKL from the coding sequence ATGTCAGCAACAAGAGCAATTCAGCTTTGCAATGAAGCCATTCTGTCGGCTGCAAATCGCCAGCAGACACTGGAAAAGATGGCCAAACCATTTTTCCCGGATTTTGCTAGCAAGGATAAACGTACAGCAGCAGTCCTAATAGCACTGTGCGAAGAGAAGGACAATGTTCTGTCTCTCCTCTACACCCAGCGATCGGGGAATCTCTCCCGTCACACGGGTCAAGTTTCCTTCCCTGGTGGAATGCGCGATCCCACGGATACTTCATGGGAGGATTGTGCTCTGCGGGAGACAGAGGAAGAAATTGGTCTAGATAGACGATATGTGGACGTCTGGGGCACCGGAGCACCCCTCAATGTGCCCTACTCAAAAGTCATAATCTACCCTGTTATTGGGAGTGTGAAGAACTTCAGTGATCTAAAGTTGAAGATCAATCCAGCGGAAGTGGAGAAAGTCTTCACAGTCTCACTGGAGCATCTCTGCTCGAAAGAAAATCATCGACATACACAATTCAAATCAGCAGGAATCGTCATACCAGCTTATGTGAATACTCCTGCCAAAGTTTGGGGTATCACAGCGTTCATGACACACATCTTCCTGAAAGCCCTACTACCCAAGGAGACCTACAACAGGACATGGCCAATCCTGAGATCCTTCAAATTGTAg
- the LOC129790363 gene encoding chloride intracellular channel exc-4 isoform X2, whose product MSEEKQENGSASNGEVPEIELIIKASTIDGRRKGACLFCQEYFMDLYLLAELKTISLKVTTVDMQKPPPDFRTNFEATHPPILIDNGLAILENDKIERHIMKNIPGGYNLFVQDKEVATLIENLYSKLKLMLVKKDETKNNSLLAHLKKINDHLASRDTRFLTGDTMCCFDCELMPRLQHIRVAGKYFVDFEIPTHLTALWRYMYHMYQLDAFTQSCPADQDIINHYKLQQMLKMKKHEELETPTFTTSIPIDISE is encoded by the exons GCATCCACAATTGATGGACGAAGAAAGGGGGCTTGCTTGTTTTGTCAGGAGTACTTTATGGACCTCTATCTTCTGGCAGAGTTGAAAACAATCAGTCTAAAG GTCACAACAGTGGATATGCAAAAACCACCTCCAGATTTTCGTACCAACTTCGAGGCAACACATCCACCAATTCTCATTGATAATGGTTTAGCCATATTGGAGAATGACAAAATTGAGCGGCacataatgaaaaatatcccaGGTGGATACAATTTGTTTGTGCAGGATAAAGAAGTGGCAACACTCATTGAGAATTTGTATTCCAAATTAAAACTAATGCTAGTGAAAAAGGATgagacaaaaaataattcactCCTGGCGCATCTCAAGAAGATCAATGATCACCTGGCGAGTCGTGATACGCGATTCCTCACGGGTGACACAATGTGCTGTTTTGATTGTGAACTCATGCCTCGTCTGCAGCATATCCGAGTTGCTGGGAAgtattttgtggattttgaaATTCCC ACACACCTGACAGCTCTTTGGCGCTACATGTATCACATGTACCAATTGGACGCATTCACGCAATCGTGCCCCGCTGACCAGGACATTATTAATCACTACAAATTGCAACAG ATGCTTAAAATGAAGAAGCATGAGGAATTGGAGACACCAACGTTCACAACATCAATCCCCATTGATATTTCTGAGTGA